One window from the genome of Spirosoma rhododendri encodes:
- a CDS encoding ankyrin repeat domain-containing protein gives MNKLVSVVLMGVALSAQAQKNTLLEQSFWQTKPGVDLVKAEVEKGNSPSQFNGSSFDPVVLAINAQAPNETINYLLAQPGNGVDKITHDSRNYLHWAAMRGNGEIVQNLLGKGAKVSAEDSHGTTPLNFAAGAGMADTQVYDMLIKGGANLKKDVNHDGANALLLAVAADKALKLTDYFVSKGLDLKSMDANGDNAFGYAARSGNIDLLKALQQRGVPVDPNAMIMAAQGSRRGPAPAEVFQYLESVGVKPSAVNKSGENALHALVRRPGQTTLIEYFIGKGADVNQADEDGNTPFMNAAASNRDIATLELLTPKVKNINQGNAKGTTALALAVRGNSPEVVTYLLGKGADINVTDKAGDNVAAYLIQGYRPAGPAAGPGGMAGGPGMGSAAGQARPEGGMGAPRTDDFSAKMALLQQKGLDVKAPQQNGNTLYHLAVAKNDMGLLKKLEPLQIDINARNKEGITALHKAAMISKDDAMMKYLLSIGAKKDISTNFKETAYDLASENESLSKGNVSLTFLK, from the coding sequence ATGAATAAGCTAGTAAGTGTTGTGCTGATGGGGGTTGCCCTGTCTGCGCAGGCGCAGAAAAATACGTTGCTGGAACAGTCGTTCTGGCAGACGAAGCCCGGCGTCGATCTGGTAAAGGCTGAGGTCGAGAAAGGCAACAGTCCGTCGCAGTTCAACGGTAGCAGCTTCGACCCCGTTGTGCTGGCGATCAATGCGCAGGCACCCAACGAAACGATCAACTACCTGCTGGCACAACCCGGCAACGGCGTCGACAAGATCACGCACGACAGCCGTAACTACCTGCACTGGGCAGCGATGCGGGGCAACGGCGAAATTGTGCAGAACCTGCTGGGCAAAGGGGCGAAAGTAAGCGCGGAAGATAGCCACGGCACCACACCCCTCAACTTTGCCGCCGGGGCGGGTATGGCCGATACGCAGGTTTACGATATGCTGATCAAGGGCGGAGCCAACCTCAAAAAAGACGTCAATCACGATGGGGCCAACGCGCTGCTGCTGGCCGTTGCCGCCGATAAAGCCCTCAAACTGACCGATTATTTCGTCTCGAAAGGGCTGGACCTGAAAAGCATGGACGCCAACGGCGACAATGCGTTCGGTTATGCTGCCCGGAGCGGCAACATCGATCTGTTGAAGGCGCTGCAACAGCGGGGCGTCCCCGTCGACCCGAACGCGATGATTATGGCCGCGCAGGGATCGCGTCGCGGACCCGCACCGGCAGAAGTGTTTCAGTACCTGGAAAGCGTAGGGGTGAAGCCGTCGGCGGTGAATAAGTCGGGTGAAAACGCGCTGCACGCGCTGGTACGTCGGCCCGGCCAAACAACCCTGATCGAGTATTTTATCGGTAAAGGTGCCGACGTGAATCAGGCCGATGAGGATGGTAACACGCCGTTTATGAACGCAGCCGCCAGCAACCGCGACATCGCCACGCTGGAACTGCTGACACCAAAAGTGAAAAATATCAACCAGGGGAACGCCAAAGGCACCACTGCACTGGCGCTGGCCGTGCGGGGCAATTCGCCGGAGGTCGTGACGTATCTGCTCGGCAAAGGGGCCGACATCAACGTAACCGACAAGGCGGGCGACAACGTAGCGGCTTATCTGATACAGGGTTACCGGCCAGCAGGCCCAGCCGCCGGTCCCGGTGGTATGGCTGGTGGGCCTGGCATGGGTAGCGCAGCTGGTCAGGCGCGTCCTGAAGGCGGGATGGGTGCTCCGCGTACCGACGATTTCAGCGCCAAGATGGCGTTGCTCCAGCAGAAAGGGCTGGACGTGAAAGCTCCGCAGCAAAACGGCAACACGCTCTACCATCTGGCCGTCGCCAAAAACGATATGGGGCTGCTGAAGAAGCTGGAACCGCTGCAAATCGACATCAACGCCCGCAACAAAGAGGGGATCACGGCGCTGCACAAGGCCGCGATGATCTCGAAAGACGACGCCATGATGAAGTACCTGCT
- a CDS encoding ABC transporter permease → MNFVENIREGLRSITGNRLRTVLTALIIAIGITSLVGILTAIDGLQQSVDDSFAGLGANTFSIGARQEVSRRSGRVRKQDKPISYQEVNAFKQRFPLGATIAISSQVADAAQVKFGSRKSNPNMQLVGGDDSYLPVKGYSLSRGRNLNTNDLAYALNVAVIGSEVAKTLFKGKLNPINQVIRVAGVQYKIVGVLDEKGGLTGGGENRIILVPLDNARAVAGSGKMTFDITASVPNAADQDEAVGEARGVMRLVRHDPLGQPDSFDIERADELARETDNITGYLRIGGFGIGFITLLGAAIALLNIMLVSVTERTREIGIRKSLGATPKRIREQFLIEAIVICLLGGVGGIVLGLGVGNLIALLVSGGKGGFVVPWLWMGLGLLVCVSVGLFAGLYPAVRASRLDPIEALRYE, encoded by the coding sequence ATGAATTTTGTCGAGAATATTCGCGAGGGGCTGCGGTCCATCACCGGCAACCGCCTGCGCACTGTCCTGACGGCGCTGATTATTGCCATCGGCATCACCTCGCTGGTGGGCATACTAACCGCTATCGACGGCTTGCAGCAATCGGTCGATGATAGTTTCGCCGGACTGGGTGCCAACACATTCAGCATCGGTGCCCGGCAGGAGGTGTCCCGGCGCAGTGGGCGGGTGAGAAAACAGGACAAGCCCATTTCCTATCAGGAAGTGAATGCTTTCAAACAGCGGTTTCCGCTCGGCGCCACCATCGCGATATCGAGTCAGGTGGCAGATGCCGCACAGGTAAAGTTTGGTTCGCGGAAAAGCAACCCCAACATGCAGCTCGTGGGGGGCGACGATAGCTACCTGCCCGTAAAAGGGTACAGCCTGAGCCGTGGCCGCAATCTGAACACCAACGACCTGGCTTACGCGCTCAACGTTGCCGTGATTGGCAGTGAGGTAGCGAAAACCCTGTTTAAAGGAAAGCTCAACCCCATCAATCAGGTAATCCGGGTGGCGGGTGTGCAGTACAAGATTGTGGGGGTGCTGGACGAAAAAGGCGGGCTGACCGGCGGGGGCGAAAACCGAATCATTCTCGTTCCGCTCGACAATGCCCGTGCCGTAGCCGGATCCGGCAAAATGACGTTCGATATTACCGCTTCCGTTCCCAATGCCGCCGATCAGGACGAAGCTGTGGGGGAGGCTCGCGGAGTGATGCGGCTGGTGCGGCACGATCCACTCGGTCAGCCCGATTCGTTCGACATTGAACGCGCCGACGAACTGGCCCGCGAAACCGACAACATCACCGGTTATCTCCGCATCGGCGGGTTCGGCATTGGCTTTATCACGTTGCTGGGAGCAGCCATTGCCTTGCTGAATATCATGCTTGTGTCGGTAACGGAGCGCACCCGCGAGATCGGCATCCGCAAGTCGCTGGGAGCCACGCCCAAGCGCATCCGGGAGCAGTTTCTGATCGAAGCCATCGTGATCTGCCTTCTGGGTGGCGTGGGCGGGATCGTGCTGGGGCTGGGCGTGGGTAACCTGATCGCCCTGCTGGTCAGTGGGGGCAAAGGCGGCTTTGTGGTGCCCTGGCTCTGGATGGGACTTGGCCTGCTGGTTTGCGTTAGCGTAGGGCTGTTTGCCGGCCTTTACCCCGCCGTTCGGGCGTCGCGCCTTGACCCGATCGAAGCCCTCCGTTACGAGTAA